Proteins found in one Gordonia sp. PDNC005 genomic segment:
- a CDS encoding nitrilase-related carbon-nitrogen hydrolase, producing MQVITSLTPPTSLARVDEPTRAPLRVGVVQHRWHESDEEMRAELNEGIDAAAAQGARVVFLPELTLSRYPAFVRGGDNPGETAEDLTTGPTLAFATAAAERNGIYVHASLYEKNSSSGDITYHDGLGFNTAILADANGLVARTRKLHIPVTEGYYEDTYFRGGPADDEAYTVHTPDGLSDARIAMPTCWDEWFPEVARMYSLGGAEMIVYPTAIGSEPGHPDFDTQPLWQQVIVGNGISNGTFMIAPNRYGDEGAITFYGSSFISDPYGRILVQAPRDASAVLVADLDLDQRRDWLTLFPFLATRRPDTYGRLTAPVDRSAPIGSAATGSAQ from the coding sequence ATGCAGGTCATCACATCCCTCACTCCCCCGACCTCACTCGCCCGCGTCGACGAGCCGACACGCGCTCCTCTGCGGGTCGGTGTGGTCCAGCACCGTTGGCACGAGTCGGACGAGGAGATGCGCGCCGAACTCAACGAAGGAATCGACGCCGCCGCCGCACAGGGCGCACGTGTCGTCTTCCTGCCCGAGTTGACACTGAGTCGCTACCCTGCGTTCGTCCGCGGTGGAGACAACCCCGGCGAGACCGCCGAGGACCTCACCACCGGCCCGACTCTGGCGTTCGCCACGGCGGCGGCAGAACGCAACGGGATCTACGTCCACGCGTCGCTGTACGAGAAGAACTCCTCCTCGGGCGACATCACCTACCACGACGGTCTCGGGTTCAACACCGCAATCCTCGCTGACGCGAACGGCCTCGTGGCTCGCACCCGCAAGCTGCACATCCCCGTGACCGAGGGCTACTACGAGGACACGTACTTCCGCGGCGGCCCCGCAGACGATGAGGCCTACACCGTTCACACGCCCGACGGTCTCAGCGACGCCCGCATCGCGATGCCGACCTGCTGGGATGAGTGGTTCCCGGAAGTCGCACGCATGTACTCGCTGGGCGGCGCCGAGATGATCGTCTACCCGACCGCCATCGGGTCGGAGCCCGGGCACCCCGACTTCGACACCCAACCACTCTGGCAGCAGGTCATCGTCGGCAACGGAATTTCGAACGGCACGTTCATGATCGCTCCGAACCGCTATGGCGACGAGGGCGCCATCACGTTCTACGGCTCGTCGTTCATCTCCGATCCGTACGGCCGCATTCTGGTTCAGGCGCCGCGCGATGCGTCCGCCGTACTCGTCGCCGATCTCGATCTCGATCAGCGACGCGACTGGCTGACTCTGTTTCCGTTCCTGGCCACACGTCGTCCCGACACCTACGGTCGTTTGACAGCTCCGGTCGATCGTTCGGCACCCATCGGTTCCGCGGCGACGGGATCAGCACAGTGA
- a CDS encoding aminobutyraldehyde dehydrogenase encodes MTIRLQNYVDGSFVDSTSTETLNVVNPADETVVAQSPVSTADEVAAAVRVAERAAVTWGRTTPSVRQAALLKLADAVEEHADEIVAAQVRNTGQIAALVKSEEVLVGADQIRFFAGAARLLEGRAAGEYMEGFTSYVRREPIGVVGQVTPWNYPFMMAVWKIAPALAAGNTIVLKPSDTTPESTLVLARLTKDILPDGVFNVVLGNGGTGAELVSNPALGLVAITGSVRAGIAVATAAAKDVRRAHLELGGKAPAVVFGDADVAKAAEGIAQAAFFNAGQDCTAATRAIVHESVYDAFVDAIVGQAEQLRPGAPDDEDAFYGALNNVNHFTAVLGKIEALGAHTTIATGGKRIGDKGFYVEPTVITGVRQDDPIVQEETFGPIITVQTFSTEDEAIDLANDVDYALAASVWTTGHGTATRATARIDSGCVWVNCHIPLVAEMPHGGFKHSGYGKDLSIYGLEDYTRVKHVMSAHD; translated from the coding sequence ATGACGATCCGGCTCCAGAACTACGTTGACGGCTCGTTCGTCGACTCGACATCAACCGAGACTCTGAACGTCGTCAACCCGGCCGACGAGACCGTTGTGGCGCAGTCGCCGGTGTCGACCGCAGACGAGGTAGCCGCCGCCGTTCGAGTCGCCGAGCGCGCCGCCGTCACCTGGGGACGCACCACACCGAGTGTTCGGCAGGCCGCTCTCCTCAAACTCGCCGACGCGGTCGAGGAGCACGCCGACGAGATCGTCGCGGCGCAGGTCCGCAACACGGGACAGATCGCAGCTCTCGTGAAGTCCGAAGAAGTATTGGTCGGCGCCGATCAGATCCGCTTCTTCGCCGGTGCGGCTCGTCTGCTGGAAGGCCGTGCCGCGGGTGAGTACATGGAGGGCTTCACTTCGTACGTGCGCCGCGAACCCATCGGCGTCGTCGGCCAGGTCACCCCGTGGAACTACCCGTTCATGATGGCCGTCTGGAAGATCGCGCCCGCGCTCGCCGCAGGCAACACCATCGTCCTCAAACCGAGCGACACCACACCCGAGAGCACTCTGGTCCTCGCTCGGCTCACCAAGGACATTCTTCCCGACGGCGTGTTCAACGTGGTCCTCGGCAACGGCGGTACCGGAGCCGAACTCGTCTCGAACCCGGCACTCGGCCTCGTCGCGATCACCGGTTCGGTGCGAGCCGGCATCGCGGTCGCGACCGCAGCAGCCAAAGACGTCCGGCGCGCCCACCTTGAGCTCGGCGGCAAGGCGCCTGCCGTCGTGTTCGGAGACGCGGACGTCGCCAAAGCCGCGGAGGGCATCGCTCAGGCCGCGTTCTTCAACGCAGGCCAGGACTGCACCGCCGCGACACGCGCGATCGTGCACGAGTCGGTGTACGACGCGTTCGTCGATGCCATCGTCGGCCAGGCCGAACAGCTCCGCCCCGGAGCGCCCGACGACGAGGACGCGTTCTACGGCGCCCTCAACAACGTCAACCACTTCACCGCGGTGCTCGGCAAGATCGAGGCCCTCGGCGCGCACACCACCATCGCGACCGGCGGCAAGCGCATCGGCGACAAGGGCTTCTACGTGGAGCCGACCGTCATCACCGGGGTACGCCAAGACGACCCGATCGTGCAGGAGGAGACGTTCGGTCCGATCATCACCGTCCAGACCTTCAGCACCGAAGACGAGGCGATCGACCTCGCCAACGACGTCGACTACGCCCTCGCCGCCAGTGTCTGGACCACCGGCCACGGCACCGCGACACGTGCGACGGCACGCATCGACTCCGGATGTGTGTGGGTGAACTGTCACATCCCGCTGGTCGCCGAGATGCCGCACGGCGGTTTCAAGCACTCCGGCTACGGCAAGGATCTCTCGATCTACGGACTCGAGGACTACACCCGCGTGAAGCACGTGATGAGCGCGCACGACTGA
- a CDS encoding primary-amine oxidase, translated as MTDIQLNATSNFHPLDPHPLDPLSADEFTAVTRILAETHSVGDGWRYTSIEMIEPSKAEIAAFDADGAACDRRARAVVLERATNSTYATLISLTDGEVLSWEHIPGVQPNVTVDEWEEADEALRAHPEVIAALAARGITDLDLVFMDTWTYGGVLIPEEFAGRRIGWSDTWVRASEGANPYAGPVNGFHCVIDLNTMELLRIEDTFSVERPEIMGEYVPSHVPERIRNASTREPLKPLDITQSEGPSFTLEGNKLTWQNWSLRVGFNYREGMTLHNISYNDNGSERKIAHRMSFAEMMVPYRDHCDDHYRRTAFDIGEWGLGFMTTSLELGCDCLGEIRYLDATLHNSKGEPYDIKNAICIHEEDNAVLWKHADHNGDTQVRRMRRLTVSFHVTVANYEYLTYWRFYQDGNIECEVRATGIMVVSHLNPGEVSDHGTLVDNQTFAPYHQHFLTARLDMDIDGTDNTVYASDTVMEPVGPDNPYGLSLRQVNTPLRTESEGKQNPNYATQRSWKISNDNKTTGIGRNPAYKLSPSGAFPAMFPDDSPIAARCEAIRNTLWVTPNNADERWPAGEFVNQGGGGMGLPEWTKADRPIENTDVVMWYTFGIHHITRPEDWPIMPADTVSFWLKPFGFFDRNPSLDVEPSPSKSSCCSSGGCGCGDGCQCGHE; from the coding sequence ATGACTGACATTCAGCTGAACGCAACCTCGAACTTCCACCCACTCGACCCCCATCCTCTCGATCCGTTGTCGGCAGACGAGTTCACCGCCGTCACCCGCATACTCGCCGAGACCCATTCGGTCGGCGACGGATGGCGCTACACCTCGATCGAGATGATCGAGCCGTCCAAAGCCGAGATCGCAGCCTTCGACGCCGACGGCGCCGCGTGTGACCGTCGAGCACGCGCCGTTGTACTCGAACGCGCCACCAACAGCACGTATGCGACGCTCATCTCGCTCACCGACGGGGAGGTCCTGTCGTGGGAGCACATCCCCGGTGTCCAGCCGAACGTCACGGTAGACGAGTGGGAGGAGGCCGACGAGGCTCTCCGTGCACACCCCGAGGTGATCGCAGCCCTCGCCGCCCGCGGCATCACCGATCTCGACCTGGTGTTCATGGACACGTGGACCTACGGCGGCGTCCTCATCCCCGAGGAGTTCGCCGGACGCCGCATCGGATGGTCGGACACCTGGGTGCGCGCCAGCGAAGGCGCCAATCCGTATGCGGGCCCGGTCAACGGCTTCCACTGCGTGATCGACCTCAACACGATGGAACTGCTCCGCATCGAGGACACGTTCAGCGTCGAACGCCCGGAGATCATGGGCGAGTACGTTCCGTCGCACGTCCCGGAACGCATTCGCAATGCCAGCACCCGCGAACCCCTGAAGCCGCTCGACATCACCCAGTCCGAAGGGCCGTCGTTCACTCTCGAAGGCAACAAGCTGACCTGGCAGAACTGGTCGCTGCGGGTCGGCTTCAACTACCGCGAGGGCATGACCCTCCACAACATCTCCTACAACGACAACGGCTCGGAGCGGAAGATCGCTCACCGCATGTCGTTCGCCGAGATGATGGTCCCCTACCGCGACCATTGCGACGACCACTACCGTCGCACCGCATTCGACATCGGCGAATGGGGCCTCGGCTTCATGACCACGTCGCTCGAGCTCGGTTGTGACTGCCTCGGCGAGATTCGCTACCTGGACGCGACGCTGCACAACAGCAAGGGCGAGCCGTACGACATCAAGAACGCGATCTGCATCCACGAAGAGGACAACGCCGTCCTGTGGAAGCATGCCGACCACAACGGCGACACCCAGGTGCGACGCATGCGTCGCCTGACCGTGTCATTCCACGTCACGGTCGCGAACTACGAGTACCTGACGTATTGGCGCTTCTACCAGGACGGCAACATCGAGTGCGAGGTCCGCGCCACCGGCATCATGGTCGTCAGCCACCTGAACCCCGGCGAAGTCAGTGATCACGGAACGCTCGTCGACAATCAGACGTTCGCGCCGTACCACCAGCACTTCCTCACCGCGCGCCTCGACATGGACATCGACGGCACAGACAACACCGTCTACGCCAGCGACACCGTCATGGAGCCCGTCGGCCCGGACAACCCGTACGGACTGTCTCTCCGTCAGGTGAACACCCCGCTGCGCACCGAGTCCGAGGGAAAGCAGAATCCGAACTACGCTACGCAGCGTTCGTGGAAGATCTCCAACGACAACAAGACCACCGGCATCGGTCGCAATCCCGCGTACAAGCTGTCGCCGAGCGGCGCGTTCCCGGCGATGTTCCCGGACGACTCCCCGATCGCGGCTCGCTGCGAAGCGATCCGCAACACCCTGTGGGTGACACCGAACAACGCGGACGAGCGCTGGCCTGCAGGCGAGTTCGTCAACCAGGGTGGCGGCGGGATGGGGCTGCCCGAGTGGACCAAGGCCGACCGTCCGATCGAGAACACCGACGTCGTCATGTGGTACACGTTCGGCATCCATCACATCACCCGGCCGGAGGACTGGCCGATCATGCCCGCCGACACGGTCAGCTTTTGGCTCAAGCCGTTCGGATTCTTCGATCGGAACCCCTCGCTGGACGTCGAACCGTCACCGTCGAAGTCGTCGTGCTGCAGTTCGGGCGGCTGCGGGTGCGGCGACGGCTGCCAGTGCGGGCATGAGTGA
- the gabT gene encoding 4-aminobutyrate--2-oxoglutarate transaminase, whose protein sequence is MSHYRLPQVRSLVTAMPGPRSAELAARRARAVAAGVGSSVPVYAADADGGVIVDVDGNSLIDFGSGIAVTSVGASEPAVAAAVAAQAEHFTHTCFMVTPYEGYVAVAERLAELTPGDHEKKSVLFNSGAEAVENAVKAARLATGRQAVVAFDHAYHGRTNLTMALTAKSMPYKTNFGPFAPEVYRMPMSYPYRDPQGMTGAEAAERAITQIDKQIGADSVAAIIIEPIQGEGGFIVPAPGFLPALAQWAREKGIVFIADEVQTGFARTGSWFACDDEGVVPDMITMAKGIAGGMPLSAVTGRADLLDKVHPGGLGGTYGGNPVACAAALAAIDVMEKEDLSARARAIADQVIPRLKALAEETGVIGDVRGRGAMLAVELVKKGTDTPDPDLTKTVAAAALAEGVVTLTCGTYGNVFRLLPPLSISDELLDDGLTVLEHAVRTAAAGAAS, encoded by the coding sequence ATGTCGCACTACCGCCTTCCCCAGGTCCGCTCGCTCGTCACGGCGATGCCCGGCCCCCGCTCGGCCGAGCTCGCCGCTCGACGCGCCCGTGCCGTGGCCGCAGGCGTCGGCTCGTCGGTCCCCGTCTACGCGGCTGACGCCGACGGCGGCGTGATCGTCGACGTCGACGGCAACTCGTTGATCGATTTCGGGTCGGGCATCGCCGTGACCAGCGTCGGCGCCTCGGAGCCCGCCGTCGCGGCCGCCGTGGCCGCACAGGCCGAGCACTTCACCCACACGTGCTTCATGGTCACCCCGTACGAGGGATACGTCGCCGTCGCCGAAAGGCTCGCCGAGCTCACCCCTGGCGACCACGAGAAGAAGTCGGTGTTGTTCAATTCGGGCGCAGAGGCCGTGGAGAACGCGGTCAAGGCTGCTCGTCTGGCCACCGGCAGGCAGGCCGTCGTCGCGTTCGACCACGCCTACCACGGGCGTACCAATCTGACGATGGCCCTGACCGCGAAGTCGATGCCGTACAAGACGAACTTCGGTCCGTTCGCTCCCGAGGTGTACCGGATGCCGATGTCGTACCCGTACCGGGACCCGCAGGGCATGACCGGCGCGGAGGCCGCCGAGCGGGCGATAACCCAGATCGACAAGCAGATCGGGGCGGACTCGGTCGCCGCGATCATCATCGAGCCGATTCAGGGCGAGGGCGGTTTCATCGTCCCGGCGCCCGGCTTCCTCCCTGCGCTCGCCCAGTGGGCGCGTGAGAAGGGCATCGTGTTCATCGCCGACGAAGTCCAGACCGGATTCGCTCGCACCGGTTCGTGGTTCGCGTGCGATGACGAGGGTGTTGTCCCCGACATGATCACTATGGCCAAGGGCATCGCCGGCGGCATGCCGCTCTCCGCCGTCACCGGTCGCGCGGACCTTCTCGACAAGGTCCACCCGGGTGGACTGGGCGGCACATACGGCGGCAACCCCGTCGCGTGTGCGGCGGCACTCGCGGCGATCGACGTCATGGAGAAGGAGGACCTCTCGGCCCGCGCCCGCGCTATCGCCGACCAGGTGATCCCCCGATTGAAGGCACTGGCCGAGGAGACCGGCGTCATCGGCGACGTCCGCGGACGTGGGGCGATGCTGGCCGTCGAACTGGTCAAGAAGGGCACTGACACCCCCGATCCCGACCTCACGAAGACGGTGGCCGCCGCCGCACTCGCAGAGGGAGTCGTCACTCTGACCTGCGGCACGTACGGCAATGTGTTCCGGCTGCTGCCGCCGCTCTCGATCTCCGACGAACTGCTCGACGACGGCCTGACCGTCCTCGAGCACGCCGTCCGCACCGCGGCCGCAGGAGCCGCGTCGTGA
- a CDS encoding APC family permease → MATPAESAAPQISNKGLAANKVGVLSGAVLGVSTVAPGYTLTASIGLIVAAVGLKMPAIFIAGFIPMFLTAYAYRELNSDTTDAGASFTWSTKAFGPYVGWMCGWGMVLATIIVLSNLAAVGVQFFYLMLARLFDHPSWEQLGTSNKPVNILTTLVLLAAATYVSMRGITTSERLQYWLVGFQMIVLVVFSVIAFAKAGGHVGHLDFSWSWFNPFGGLGSLSIASFALGLTGSIFAFWGWDTCLTLGEESKDSKRTPGRAGLLCVLTILGTYLMVALATMMYAGVGDTGLGLGNEDISDNVFGALAEPVMGRWGGMFLFLAILASAVASLQTTFLPVARTMLAMGSYRAFPAKFAEISPRFLSPAFAAIVAGVVTAVFYTAVTLLSEKTLGDTIAALGIMICWYYGITAFACVWYFRSSLFDNVHNLIFRFLFPLLGGVSLLLVFVVSVRESLDPENGSGAQIFGIGLVFYIGFGLLVLGAILMVVMRITSPAFFVGETLKRGTPEPSKELL, encoded by the coding sequence ATGGCTACACCAGCAGAGTCGGCCGCACCGCAGATATCGAACAAGGGCCTCGCCGCGAACAAGGTCGGCGTCCTCTCCGGAGCTGTGCTCGGCGTGTCCACCGTGGCGCCCGGATACACGCTCACCGCGAGCATCGGACTGATCGTCGCGGCGGTCGGCCTCAAGATGCCCGCGATCTTCATCGCCGGTTTCATCCCGATGTTCCTCACCGCGTACGCGTATCGCGAGCTCAACTCGGACACGACTGACGCCGGCGCGTCGTTCACGTGGTCGACGAAGGCATTCGGCCCGTACGTGGGGTGGATGTGCGGTTGGGGAATGGTGCTCGCGACGATCATCGTCCTGTCGAACCTCGCGGCCGTCGGTGTCCAGTTCTTCTACCTGATGCTCGCGAGGCTCTTCGATCACCCGAGCTGGGAGCAGCTGGGGACGTCGAACAAGCCGGTCAACATCCTGACCACGCTTGTTCTCTTGGCGGCGGCCACCTACGTGTCGATGCGCGGCATCACCACGAGTGAGCGCCTTCAGTATTGGCTGGTCGGCTTCCAGATGATCGTGCTCGTCGTGTTCTCGGTGATCGCGTTCGCGAAGGCGGGCGGCCATGTGGGACACCTGGACTTCAGCTGGTCATGGTTCAACCCGTTCGGTGGGCTGGGAAGTCTGTCGATCGCGTCGTTTGCACTCGGACTCACGGGCTCGATCTTCGCATTCTGGGGCTGGGACACCTGTCTGACCCTCGGCGAGGAGTCGAAGGACTCCAAACGAACTCCCGGTCGCGCCGGACTGCTCTGCGTGTTGACGATTCTCGGCACCTACCTCATGGTCGCGCTCGCGACCATGATGTACGCAGGCGTCGGCGACACTGGACTGGGACTGGGCAACGAGGACATCAGCGACAACGTGTTCGGTGCACTCGCCGAACCGGTTATGGGCCGCTGGGGCGGCATGTTCCTGTTCCTCGCGATCCTCGCGTCCGCTGTCGCGAGTCTGCAGACGACGTTCCTCCCCGTCGCCCGCACGATGCTCGCGATGGGCAGCTACCGAGCGTTTCCCGCGAAATTCGCCGAGATCAGCCCCCGATTCCTCTCCCCGGCGTTCGCCGCGATCGTCGCCGGAGTCGTGACCGCGGTCTTCTACACGGCCGTCACTCTGCTGTCGGAGAAGACTCTCGGCGACACGATCGCCGCACTCGGCATCATGATCTGCTGGTACTACGGCATCACCGCGTTCGCATGCGTCTGGTACTTCCGCAGCTCGTTGTTCGACAATGTCCACAACCTGATCTTCCGGTTCCTCTTCCCACTGCTCGGCGGCGTCTCGCTGCTTCTGGTGTTCGTCGTATCGGTCCGCGAGAGCCTCGACCCCGAGAACGGCAGCGGCGCCCAGATATTCGGTATCGGCCTCGTCTTCTACATCGGCTTCGGCCTACTCGTCCTCGGCGCGATCCTCATGGTCGTCATGCGCATCACCTCGCCTGCGTTCTTCGTCGGCGAGACACTCAAACGCGGCACACCCGAACCTTCGAAGGAACTCCTCTGA
- a CDS encoding NAD-dependent succinate-semialdehyde dehydrogenase, with product MIRTDLPANASALIDSVPTGIWIDGAARPASGSAEFEVRNPATGDVLTTIADATVADADAALTSATAAAKAWAATAPRERSMILRRAWELVIERTEDFALLMTIEMGKTLAESRGEVAYGAEFLRWFSEEAVRVGGRTATAPSGNGRILITKEPVGPCLAITPWNFPLAMGTRKIGPALAAGCTVIVKPAEDTPLTTMLLAQVFADAGLPSGVLSVLPTMDAPNVVAALMSDPRLRKVSFTGSTGVGKKLIAQSADQVLRTSMELGGNAPFIVFDDADISAAVDGAMAAKMRNGGEACTAANRLLVHNSVREQFTAALTERIAATTVGAGYVEGTALGPLINARQRDSVADLVGEAVESGARVRTGGAAVEGPGYFFEPTVIDEVPAGQRILSEEIFGPVAVITGFDSEDEAIASANNTEYGLAAYFYTQSLDRMLRVSSALEAGMVGVNRGVISDPAAPFGGVKQSGLGSEGGSEGINEYLNTKYIALTP from the coding sequence GTGATCCGCACCGATCTCCCCGCGAACGCGTCGGCTCTGATCGATTCGGTTCCCACCGGAATCTGGATCGACGGAGCGGCCCGGCCCGCATCGGGATCGGCGGAGTTCGAGGTCCGGAATCCCGCGACCGGCGACGTGCTCACGACGATCGCGGACGCAACCGTCGCGGACGCCGACGCCGCACTCACCTCGGCCACCGCCGCCGCGAAGGCGTGGGCCGCGACAGCTCCGCGCGAACGGTCGATGATCCTGCGGCGCGCGTGGGAACTGGTCATCGAGCGCACCGAGGATTTTGCGCTCCTGATGACCATCGAGATGGGCAAGACTCTGGCCGAGAGCCGTGGCGAGGTCGCATACGGCGCCGAGTTCCTGCGCTGGTTCTCCGAAGAGGCAGTTCGCGTCGGCGGGCGCACCGCTACCGCCCCATCCGGTAACGGACGGATCCTGATCACCAAGGAGCCCGTCGGGCCGTGTCTGGCGATCACCCCGTGGAACTTCCCACTCGCTATGGGCACCCGAAAGATCGGTCCCGCACTGGCCGCAGGATGCACGGTCATCGTGAAGCCGGCCGAGGACACACCGCTCACCACGATGCTGCTGGCACAGGTATTCGCCGACGCAGGCCTTCCCTCGGGTGTGCTGTCGGTACTGCCCACCATGGACGCCCCCAACGTCGTCGCGGCGCTGATGAGTGATCCGCGCCTGCGGAAGGTGTCGTTCACCGGTTCCACCGGAGTCGGCAAGAAGCTGATCGCACAGTCGGCCGACCAGGTCCTGCGCACATCCATGGAACTCGGCGGCAACGCACCGTTCATCGTGTTCGACGACGCCGACATCAGTGCGGCCGTCGACGGCGCGATGGCGGCGAAGATGCGCAACGGCGGCGAGGCGTGCACAGCTGCCAACCGACTACTGGTGCACAACAGCGTCCGCGAGCAGTTCACTGCGGCGCTCACCGAGCGGATAGCGGCCACCACTGTGGGAGCAGGCTACGTCGAGGGAACAGCTCTCGGTCCTCTCATCAACGCCCGCCAGCGCGATTCCGTGGCGGACCTCGTCGGGGAGGCCGTCGAGTCCGGCGCCCGAGTCCGCACCGGCGGTGCGGCGGTCGAAGGACCCGGGTATTTCTTCGAACCGACAGTCATCGATGAGGTCCCCGCCGGTCAACGGATCCTCAGCGAGGAGATCTTCGGCCCCGTCGCGGTCATCACCGGCTTCGACAGCGAGGACGAGGCGATCGCGTCGGCCAACAACACCGAGTACGGCCTCGCCGCCTACTTCTACACACAGAGCCTCGACCGGATGCTGCGGGTGTCGTCAGCACTCGAAGCGGGAATGGTCGGTGTCAACCGCGGCGTCATCTCCGATCCCGCCGCTCCGTTCGGCGGTGTCAAACAGTCGGGCCTCGGCAGCGAGGGCGGCAGCGAAGGCATCAACGAGTACCTGAACACCAAGTACATCGCGCTCACCCCGTAA
- a CDS encoding universal stress protein: protein MRLYVAYLATDGGADAVALGVRLARTLSARLDIGMVLPPDRSAALHSGDFEDVLTSQATDWLTEATAELPDDVEISTHIAFHDSAAEGIIAEAQRLDAEAIVVGGSGGGIVGGHTLGSVVTELVHSAPLPVVLAPRGLRRSKVTRVREITCALGTRVGADALFDTAVAASQRAQVPLRVVSLVALDRAASYRGSPEGALADATRHAHERLDEARSHLPADATVTWDVVDGPTVEEAVNKLEWNDGDLIMVGSSRLAAPRRLFLGSTAAKMLRVLQVPMVVTPAD from the coding sequence ATGAGACTGTACGTCGCGTACCTCGCCACGGACGGCGGCGCCGACGCCGTCGCCCTCGGCGTCCGGCTCGCTCGCACGTTGTCCGCCCGGCTCGACATCGGGATGGTCCTGCCGCCCGACCGATCCGCGGCACTCCACTCCGGTGACTTCGAGGACGTCCTGACCTCGCAGGCCACCGATTGGCTCACCGAAGCAACGGCGGAGCTCCCAGACGACGTCGAGATCAGCACACACATCGCGTTCCACGATTCGGCCGCCGAGGGCATCATCGCCGAAGCGCAGCGGCTCGATGCGGAGGCGATCGTCGTCGGCGGCAGCGGCGGCGGCATCGTCGGCGGCCACACTCTCGGTTCGGTCGTCACCGAGTTGGTCCACTCCGCCCCGCTACCCGTTGTCCTCGCGCCGCGTGGGTTGCGCCGATCGAAGGTCACCCGCGTTCGAGAGATCACCTGCGCTCTGGGTACCAGGGTCGGAGCCGACGCACTGTTCGACACCGCGGTCGCCGCGAGTCAGCGGGCGCAGGTTCCCCTTCGAGTGGTCTCGCTCGTCGCCCTCGATCGGGCCGCGAGTTATCGCGGTTCGCCCGAGGGAGCGCTGGCCGACGCCACCCGTCACGCCCACGAACGGCTTGATGAAGCTCGCAGTCACCTGCCTGCCGATGCGACCGTCACCTGGGACGTCGTCGACGGGCCGACCGTCGAAGAGGCAGTCAACAAACTCGAGTGGAACGACGGTGACCTCATCATGGTCGGTTCCAGCCGTCTCGCCGCACCGCGTCGGTTGTTCCTCGGATCGACGGCGGCCAAGATGCTGCGCGTCCTGCAGGTTCCGATGGTCGTCACCCCCGCCGACTGA